The genomic window AGGACGGCGCCCAGTTGAGCACCACGCCGTCGCCGGGCGCGACATGGGTGACGCCCTCGCCGACGGAGACGACCGTGCCCGCGCCCTCGTGGCCGAGGACGGCGGGGACGGGGACGCGCATGGTGCCGTTGGAGAGGGAGAGGTCCGAGTGGCAGACCCCGGCGGCGGCGAGGCGGACCCTCACCTGGCCGGGTCCCGGCTCGGGGAGGCGGATGCCGGTGATCTCCAGCGGAGAACCGACGGCGGGCAGGACTGCGGCGCGGACCACGGTGTGATTCTCCCGGCTCAGAACTGGAGGGACTTGGTCTGAAGGTACTCGGCGAGGCCGTGCGGACCGAGCTCGCGGCCGACGCCGGACTGCTTGTGACCGCCGAACGGGGCCAGCGGGTTGAAGCGGCCGCCGTTGATGTCGACCTGGCCGGTCTGCATACGGCGGGCGAAGGCGACGGCAGCGTCCCGGTCGCCCCAGACGGCGCCCGCGAGACCGTACACGGTGCCGTTGGCGATGCGGAGGGCGTCGTCCTCGTCCTCGTACCGCAGGATCGAGACGACCGGGCCGAAGATCTCCTCCTGGGCGAGGGACATCTCGGGGGTGACGTCGGCGAAGACGGTCGGCGCGACGTAGTAGCCCGTCTCGCGCGGGGCCTCGGGGCCACCGGCGACGAGCCGGGCGCCCTCGGCGACGCCCTGCTCGATGTGGCCGCGGACGCGCTGCCGCTGCTTGGCGCTGACGAGCGGGCCGATGCGGTCGCCGGGGACGTACTTGGCGACGGCGGCGACGGCCAGGGCCACGGCCTCGTCGTACTGGTCGCGGTGGACCAGCATCCGGGTCCAGGCGCTGCACGTCTGGCCGGAGTTGGACATGACGTTGGCGATGCCGACGTTGACGGCGCGGGCGAGGTCGGCGCTCGGCAGGATCACGTTGGCCGACTTGCCGCCGAGCTCCAGGGCGACGCGCTTCACGGCGCCGCCCGCCGTCGCGCCGATCCGCCGGCCGACGGCGGTGGAGCCGGTGAACGAGACCAGGTCGACGTCCGGGTGTTCGGCGAGTGCCTGGCCGGCGACCGGTCCGAGGCCGGTGACGAGGTTGAACACCCCGGCCGGAAGCCCCGCTTCGTGCACGGCCTCGGCGAAGAGCTGGGCGGTCAGCGGGGTGTCCTCGGCGGGCTTGAGCACCACCGTGCAGCCGGCGGCGAGGGCCGGGGCGACCTTGGCGACGATCTGGTGGAGCGGGTAGTTCCAGGGGGTGATGGCGCCGACGACGCCGACGGGCTCCAGCAGGACGGTGGAGTTGCCGATCTGCTCCTCGAAGGGGTACGAGGCGGCCAGCTCGGCGTACGAGCCCGCGACCAGGAGGGGCAGGCCGGCGTGGACGGACTCGGCGAGTCCGGTCGGGGCGCCGAGCTCCGCGGTCACGGTCCGGGCGATCTCGTCCTTGCGGGCGGCCAGGGCGTCCCGGAGCGCGGCGAGCTTCTCGGCGCGGTGGGCGGGGGTGGTGGCGGCCCACCCCGGGAACGCGGCGCGGGCGGCGCGGACCGCATCGTCCACGTCCTGCGCCGTGCCGGCCGGGACGTGCGCGATGACCTGCTCGTCGGCGGGGTTCACCACGGGGATGGTGTCGGGGGAGGCGGCAGAGCGCCAGGTGGCGCCGATGTACATGCCGTCATGGGCCTTCATCCGCGTGCTCCTTCGGACGGGGGAGGCGTCGTGCCGCGGAGCCCAAACTAGCGGTGATAGTTTTCGCGCGCCAGGGCGGGGCGGGGTGCGGTGGGTCTCCCCCGCCCCACCCCGCCTCCTGTCCCGTGATGGCGGCATGGCGCCCGGCCGCGGCATGGCGTCATGGCGCCCGGCTGCGGCCGGTCAGGCAGGCGTCTGGCCGAGGACCGGGGTCGGCGCGGCGGTCGGGTGCGGTGCGCGGGAGGCCGAGGGGGAGATGGGGGTGACCCGGGACGACGGGTCCTGGGCGTGGGCCGGTTGGGGGCGCGGGGCCGTGATGGCGGGGGGCTGGGGCTGGTCCTCGGGGGGCTTCGCCACCGAGGACCAGGTGCGCAGCCGGTGGCTGGCCGCCTCGTCGAGGCTCACCGGGGCCCCGCGCTGTTCCGCCAGCCGGCTGGCCTCGCGGCCGAGGGCCGCCACGTCGTCCCAGCGCAGCCGCAGCACCACGGACAGTTCGGCACCGCCGTCCGGGAGCCCTTTCATGATCGGGCCGTCAGCATTGGTCATCGCCGCTCCTGCTCCTCTCGTCCGCCCGAACGGTCCGCCCGGGCAGTGCGCGCGAGCCGGTCCGCCCGAGTCGTCCGCCCGAGTCGATTCCTCACAGGAGTACGGCGCGCCGGGCCGCCTTGTTCACCCGGTGGTCGTTCACCCGGTGGTCGTTCACCCGGTGGTCGTTCACCCGGTGGTCGTTCGTCCGGTGGTCGTTCGTCCGGTGGTCGGTGACACGTCGACGGGGAAGCCGTTGAGGACGGCGGTGCCGGACAGCGGGTCGAGCAGCGAGCCGTCCAGGAGCTGGTTCACGTTGACTCCGGGGCGGGCCGCTGCCACCGACAGACGCGTACCGGGCCGGTCGTGGCCCCAGCCGTGCGGCAGGCTCACGACCCCGGTCCGTACGGCGTCGGTGACTTCGGCCGGGACCTCCAGCGCCCCGCCGGCGGCCTCGACCCGGGCGAGGTCGCCGTCGCCGAGGCCGAGGCGGGCGGCGTCGGCGGGGTGGATCTGCAGGGTGCAGCGGTTGGAGCCGCCGACCAGCGTGGGGACGTTGTGCATCCAGCTGTTGTTGGAGCGCAGATGGCGGCGGCCGACCAGGACGAGCCGGCCCTCCGGCCGCTCGGTGAGCGCGCGGCGGAGCCTGGGCAGATCGTCCGCGATGGGGCCGGGCAGGAGCTCGATCCGGCCGCTGCGGGTCCTGAGGACCTGGGGGACGCGCGGCAGGAGCGGACCGAGGTCGACTCCGTGCGGGGCGGCGCGCAGGTCGTCGAGGGTCAGACCGTACGGGCCGAGCCGCAGCATCATGTCGAGGCGACGCTCGGGGCCCGTGTCGCCGGTCAGCCCGGCGGCGAACTCCTTGGCGTCCTGGCCGTGGACCGGTGAGTGCGGGTCGGCGACGGCCTTGGCCAGGGTCTGTTCGATCACCATGTCGTCGACCGCGGACGGGGCGGCGCCGTGCATACCGGTCACGGCGAGGATCAGCCGGGCATGGATCTCGCACTCGTCCAGGAGCCCCGGGTCGAGGGGCACGGCGGCGGGTGTGTAGCGGGCCTGGTTGCGTACGGCGAAGGCGTTGAAGGCGAAGTCGAAGTGGGCGCTGCGGGACGGTGGCGGCGGGGGCAGGACGACGTCGGCGTGGCGAGAGGTCTCGTTCAGATAGGGGTCGACGCTGACCATCAGGTCGAGTCCGGTGCTCAGCGCGTGGTCGAGGCGGTCGCCGTCGGGCGCGGACAGCACCGGGTTGGCGGCGATCGCGATCAGGGCGCGGACGCGCCCTTCGCCCGGGGTCCCGATCTCCTCGGCGAGCGCGGCGATGGGCAGTTCGCCCTTGGCCTCGGGGTGGCCGCTGACCCTGCTCGCCCAGCGGCCCAGGGCGAAGCCCTTGCCGGGCGCCGCCGGGCGGGGGGCGCGGTCGGTGGCGGCGAGCGGGAAGAGCGCGCCGCCGGGCCGGTCGAGGTTGCCGGTGAGGATGTTGAGGACGTCGACGAGCCAGCTGGCGAGGGTGCCGTGGGCGACGGTGCAGCTGCCGATGCGGCCGTAGACGGCGGCGGCCGGGGCGGCGGCCAGCTCGCGGGCGATGGTACGGATCTCACCGGCGTCCAGGTCGCAGACCGGCGCGACGGCTTCGGGCGTGAAGTCGCCCAGCGCGGCGCGGACTTCGTCCGTGCCCTGCACGTGCGCGGCCAGGCCCCCGGGGTCGGTGAGGTCGGTCAGTCCCTCCTCGAACAGGACCTGGACGAGGGCGGCGAGCAGCAGCGCGTCGGTGCCGGGGCGGATGGCGATGTGCCGGTCCGCCAGTTCGGCGGTGCGGGTGCGGCGCGGGTCGACGACGGTGAGCGTGCCGCCGCGGCGGCGCAGCGCCTTGAGCTTGCCGGGGAAGTCGGGTGCGGTGCACAGACTGCCGTTGGAGTCGAGCGGGTTGGCGCCGATGAGGAGCAGATGGGCGGTGCGGTCCAGATCGGGCACGGGGATGGCGTTCGCGCTGCCGTAGAGCAGTCCGCTGGAGACGTGCTTGGGCATCTGGTCGAGCGTCGAGGCGGTGAAGAGGTTGCGGGTGCGCAGGGCGGAGAGGAGTACGGGTGGGTACAGCCCGCCGGCCATGGTGTGCACGTTCGGGTTGCCGAGGACGACTCCGACCGCGTGCGGCCCGTGCTCCTCGATCAGCGGGCGTATCCGGGCGGCGATGGTGTCGAACGCCTCGTCCCAGGTGGCCTCGCGCAGTTCGCCGCGGCCGTCGCGGACGAGGGGCGTGCGCAGCCGGTCGGGGTCGGCGTCGAGCTGGCCGAACGACGCCCCCTTGGGGCAGATGAAGCCCTCGCTGAAGACGTCGTCGCGGTCGCCGCGCGCGCCGGTGACCCTGTCCCCCTCGATGGTGAGCGTCAGTCCGCAGGTGGCTTCGCAGAGGGGGCAGATCCGCAGGGCGGTGCGGGCTCCGGCACGAGTCGCGCCGCGGGTGGCGTCGTGTCCTGCGGCTGTTCCTGGCATGGGGCCCTCCCGGGGCGGCGGCAGCGGTGACGCACGGGCGAGCCGAGCATACCGACCGGTACGCACAGTGGCGAGGGTCCGGCCCGGCGGGGCCAGAGCGGCCCGGCGGGGCGCCGACCCCGGGGCGGGAGGGGGACCGGGGCGGAAGGGGGGACCGGGCCGCGGATCAGTCCAGTACGCGGGCGAGGTACGCGTACAGCAGCTCTCTGGTCTCCGCGATGATCTCCGGATCACCGGACGGGCCGACGCGGAAGGCGAGTTGGAGGAGCGCGTCGGCGGCTTCGACGGCCACGAGCGTGGCGCGGCGCAGCGACGCGTCGACGGTCAGTCCCAGGTGGGCGCCGAGCAGCTCGGCGAGGCGGTCGGCGACTTCGTGGTTGGCCCCGGACGCGGGGGCGGCGAGGGGGATGCGGTGGCCGAAGTCGACGAGCGCGAAGCCGGGTACGGTCCGCTTCATCGCCAGGTACTCGTCGAGCACGGCATCGACCACACCGCGCCAGTCGGCCGCGGGCAGCGCCGCGATGCGCTCCGTGATCCGCTGCGCGTAACCGTCCAGGTTCCGGGCGGCGAGGGCCTCGGCCATGGCGCGCTTGTTCCCGAAGAAACGGTAGACCGAGCCGATCGGCACGCCGGCGCGGGCGGCGACGTCGCGGGTGGACAGATCCTCGTAGCCCGTCTCGTCGAGGAGCGCGGCGCAGGCGTCCAGGATCCGGGTCAACCGCTCGGCGCTGCGCTGCTGCACGGGCATACGGCGGAGTGGGTTGGCTGAGGGCATCGCCCCATCATGCCGCCGACCGCGCGGAAGGGGCACGCCGGGGATGTGGGAGCCGGCCGGAGCGGCGCCTCGGGTGGAAACCGCCGCCGCCGGCGGGAAGGTTGCCGTTGACGGGCGCCGCCCGCAATCCTACTGTCAACCATAGGATTCCTTGGTACGGACGCATCGGGAGTACGGATGAGCGGCATCGAGCAGGCGAGGAAGACGGCGGAAGGGCTGGCGTTCCTGTCGGGCTTCGGCAACGAGCACAGCTCGGAGGCGGTGCCCGGCGCACTGCCCCTCGGGCGGAACTCGCCGCAGCGCGCACCGCTCGGCCTGTACGCGGAGCAGCTCAGCGGCTCCGCCTTCACCGAGCCGCGCGCCCACAACCGCCGCTCGTGGCTGTACCGGATCCGCCCCTCGGCAGCCCATCCCCCGTTCGTCCGCGCCGACAACGGTGCCATCCGCTCCGCGCCGTTCACCGAGACCGTGCCCGACCCGAACCGGCTGCGCTGGAACCCGCTGCCCGAGCCCGGGCCCGGTACCGACTGGCTGGCGGGCCTGTGGACCCTCGGCGGCAACGGCGACGCCACCCAGCGCACCGGCATGGCCGTGCACCTCTACCACGCCAACGCCTCCATGGGGCGCCGGGTCTTCAGCGACGCCGACGGCGAGCTGCTGATCGTGCCCGAGCACGGCGGACTGCTGCTCCGCACCGAGCTCGGCCTGCTGGCCGTGCGCCCGGGCGAGGTGGCACTGGTCCCCCGCGGGGTGCGCTTCCGCGTCGAGCTGCTCGACGAGACGGCCCGCGGCTACGTCTGCGAGAACTACGGACAGCCCTTCCAGCTGCCCGACCTGGGGCCGATCGGCGCCAACGGCCTCGCCAACCCGCGGGACTTCAGGGCACCGGTCGCCGCGTACGAGGACGTCGAGGAGCCGGTGGAGGTGGTCAACAAGTTCTGCGGCAACCTCTGGACGGCGACGTACGACCACTCCCCCCTCGATGTCGTCGCCTGGCACGGCAACCATGTGCCGTACGTCTACGACCTGCGCACCTTCAACGTCATCGGGACCATCTCCTACGACCACCCGGACCCGTCGATCTTCACGGTCCTGACGTCGCCCAGCGACACCCCCGGGCTCGCGGGCGTGGACTTCGTCGTCTTCGCCCCGCGCTGGCTGGTCGGGGAGGACACCTTTCGGCCCCCGTACTTCCACCGGAACGTGATGAGCGAGTACATGGGGCTCATCGAGGGCGCCTACGACGCCAAGACCGCCGGTGAAGGGGGTTTCGTCCCCGGCGGCGGCTCGCTGCACAACATGATGTCCGCGCACGGACCCGACCGGGAGACCTTCGACCGCGCCAGCGCCGCCGAGCTGCGGCCGCAGAGGATCGACGACGGTCTCGCGTTCATGTTCGAGACCCGCTGGCCGGTCACCGCCACCGTCCAGGCCGCGAACGCCGGACACCTGCAGAGGGGGTACGACACCGTGTGGCAGGGTCTTGAGCGCCACTTCCGGTCCTGAGCGCCGCCCTCCGGGCCCCGAGCACCACTTTCGGTCCCGAGGCCGGATCTGATACGGAGTTGCCGTGACCGCCTTCGCCCCCGACTCGCTCGTCCTGAACCGCAAGCTGCCGCTCTGGTACCAGGTCTCGCAGTCCCTGCGCGCCTCGATACTGGGACGCCGGCCGCACGATCCGCTGCGGCTGCCCACCGAGGAGCAGCTCGCCGAGCACTACGGCGTGAGCGTGCTGACCATGCGGCAGGCGCTGAAGGAGCTGGAGTCGGAAGGGCTGATCAGCCGGCACCGGCGGCGCGGCACCTTCATCGAACCGGGCGCCCGGCGCGGCGCTCCGCGGCGGCTGCTGGGCTCGATCGACGCGATCGTGGCCCAGCAGTCGGGCGAGCGGACCACGGTCCTCGGCCACGGGACGGCGCCCGTGCCCGGCGAACTCGCCGAGCACTTCACGGACCTGGACGAGGTCGTGATGTACCGGCGGCTGCGCTGCGACGGCGAGAGCGGGGAGCCCACCAACTGGGCCGAGAACGCGGTACGGCCGGACATCGCCGCCGGCATCGACGTGGCGGACCTGGAGCGCTGGCCGATGACGAAGGTGCTGCGGGACGTCGTGGGGGTAAGGATCAGCCGGGTCACCGACACGGTCGAGGCGCGGCTGGCCGACCCGGAGACGGCGGAGCTGCTCCAGGTGCCGCTGCTGTCGCCGATCCTGCACTACACGGGGGTGACCTACGACGACGAGGGGCGGGTGGTCGATGTGGCGCGGATCCGGTATCGGGGGGACCGGTTCTCGTTCTCGGTGACCATCGAGGCGGAGTGACCGGGCGGAGTGACCACGACCATGCTGCTGGACGACCTGATGCCCTGGTCCACCGGACCGCTGCGACTCGGCCGCCGCTGGGTGGTCGCACCGGATGCCCGCACCCTCAGGTCCCGTTGGGACGCGCTCGTGGGGTCCGCGGCGGAGGAGCGCCGGGCGCTCTTCGGCGAGACGCGGGCGCGGGGGCTGCACACCGCGGTGGCCGCGCTGCCGGGGCAGTCCGCGGGGACGGCGCGGTTCGCGCGGGAGGACGGCCCCTGTCCGGAGCCGGTGCGGATCGTGCACGGGGCGTTCGACGAGCAGTGGGTCATCCCCGACCACCGGCTGATCGAC from Streptomyces sp. FIT100 includes these protein-coding regions:
- a CDS encoding aldehyde dehydrogenase family protein, coding for MKAHDGMYIGATWRSAASPDTIPVVNPADEQVIAHVPAGTAQDVDDAVRAARAAFPGWAATTPAHRAEKLAALRDALAARKDEIARTVTAELGAPTGLAESVHAGLPLLVAGSYAELAASYPFEEQIGNSTVLLEPVGVVGAITPWNYPLHQIVAKVAPALAAGCTVVLKPAEDTPLTAQLFAEAVHEAGLPAGVFNLVTGLGPVAGQALAEHPDVDLVSFTGSTAVGRRIGATAGGAVKRVALELGGKSANVILPSADLARAVNVGIANVMSNSGQTCSAWTRMLVHRDQYDEAVALAVAAVAKYVPGDRIGPLVSAKQRQRVRGHIEQGVAEGARLVAGGPEAPRETGYYVAPTVFADVTPEMSLAQEEIFGPVVSILRYEDEDDALRIANGTVYGLAGAVWGDRDAAVAFARRMQTGQVDINGGRFNPLAPFGGHKQSGVGRELGPHGLAEYLQTKSLQF
- a CDS encoding molybdopterin oxidoreductase family protein produces the protein MPGTAAGHDATRGATRAGARTALRICPLCEATCGLTLTIEGDRVTGARGDRDDVFSEGFICPKGASFGQLDADPDRLRTPLVRDGRGELREATWDEAFDTIAARIRPLIEEHGPHAVGVVLGNPNVHTMAGGLYPPVLLSALRTRNLFTASTLDQMPKHVSSGLLYGSANAIPVPDLDRTAHLLLIGANPLDSNGSLCTAPDFPGKLKALRRRGGTLTVVDPRRTRTAELADRHIAIRPGTDALLLAALVQVLFEEGLTDLTDPGGLAAHVQGTDEVRAALGDFTPEAVAPVCDLDAGEIRTIARELAAAPAAAVYGRIGSCTVAHGTLASWLVDVLNILTGNLDRPGGALFPLAATDRAPRPAAPGKGFALGRWASRVSGHPEAKGELPIAALAEEIGTPGEGRVRALIAIAANPVLSAPDGDRLDHALSTGLDLMVSVDPYLNETSRHADVVLPPPPPSRSAHFDFAFNAFAVRNQARYTPAAVPLDPGLLDECEIHARLILAVTGMHGAAPSAVDDMVIEQTLAKAVADPHSPVHGQDAKEFAAGLTGDTGPERRLDMMLRLGPYGLTLDDLRAAPHGVDLGPLLPRVPQVLRTRSGRIELLPGPIADDLPRLRRALTERPEGRLVLVGRRHLRSNNSWMHNVPTLVGGSNRCTLQIHPADAARLGLGDGDLARVEAAGGALEVPAEVTDAVRTGVVSLPHGWGHDRPGTRLSVAAARPGVNVNQLLDGSLLDPLSGTAVLNGFPVDVSPTTGRTTTGRTTTG
- a CDS encoding TetR/AcrR family transcriptional regulator codes for the protein MPSANPLRRMPVQQRSAERLTRILDACAALLDETGYEDLSTRDVAARAGVPIGSVYRFFGNKRAMAEALAARNLDGYAQRITERIAALPAADWRGVVDAVLDEYLAMKRTVPGFALVDFGHRIPLAAPASGANHEVADRLAELLGAHLGLTVDASLRRATLVAVEAADALLQLAFRVGPSGDPEIIAETRELLYAYLARVLD
- the hmgA gene encoding homogentisate 1,2-dioxygenase, producing the protein MSGIEQARKTAEGLAFLSGFGNEHSSEAVPGALPLGRNSPQRAPLGLYAEQLSGSAFTEPRAHNRRSWLYRIRPSAAHPPFVRADNGAIRSAPFTETVPDPNRLRWNPLPEPGPGTDWLAGLWTLGGNGDATQRTGMAVHLYHANASMGRRVFSDADGELLIVPEHGGLLLRTELGLLAVRPGEVALVPRGVRFRVELLDETARGYVCENYGQPFQLPDLGPIGANGLANPRDFRAPVAAYEDVEEPVEVVNKFCGNLWTATYDHSPLDVVAWHGNHVPYVYDLRTFNVIGTISYDHPDPSIFTVLTSPSDTPGLAGVDFVVFAPRWLVGEDTFRPPYFHRNVMSEYMGLIEGAYDAKTAGEGGFVPGGGSLHNMMSAHGPDRETFDRASAAELRPQRIDDGLAFMFETRWPVTATVQAANAGHLQRGYDTVWQGLERHFRS
- a CDS encoding GntR family transcriptional regulator; the protein is MTAFAPDSLVLNRKLPLWYQVSQSLRASILGRRPHDPLRLPTEEQLAEHYGVSVLTMRQALKELESEGLISRHRRRGTFIEPGARRGAPRRLLGSIDAIVAQQSGERTTVLGHGTAPVPGELAEHFTDLDEVVMYRRLRCDGESGEPTNWAENAVRPDIAAGIDVADLERWPMTKVLRDVVGVRISRVTDTVEARLADPETAELLQVPLLSPILHYTGVTYDDEGRVVDVARIRYRGDRFSFSVTIEAE